The genomic DNA ATTTCATCATTCGGTGTTTCCCTTTGCTCCAATTCAGTGCAGGTGTCCGTTGTAACCCCTATATCTTCACCGCCAAATTTATCATGGGAGTCATCATAGGAAAATCCGAATTTACTTCCGTCATACTCCACATCATGAAAAATCGGATCTCCTTCCTTGGTATATCCTGTTATCCTCAGTGTAGCTTCATTCTTATCCTGCACATTCTTCACAAACTCTATGAAGGGTCCCGG from Rossellomorea marisflavi includes the following:
- a CDS encoding DUF4362 domain-containing protein: MFLTTACSNGAYNSDEAIKRGDVVVQNGVENPGPFIEFVKNVQDKNEATLRITGYTKEGDPIFHDVEYDGSKFGFSYDDSHDKFGGEDIGVTTDTCTELEQRETPNDEIGFYLKGCSKETEHPLLELSKEQWEER